The DNA segment CTGTGGCTCTCGACGGGTCGGGTCCAGGAACACGTGCTCTTTCCCTATCTCATCGTCCTGGACCTGGCGATCCCGGTCGCCCTGGCCGTGCACCGGTGGCGGGTCCTCTACGGGATGGCCTACTTCTGGACGCAGGCCTACTGGTGGGCGTACCTGCTGGACACCTACCGGCCGGACCGCCTCGACGTGGCGCTGGGGTACGGGGCCGGACTGTTCGGGATCTTTCTGATCGCCCCCCTGCTCCATCCCTGGCTCCGGCCGGAGCGCCTCCCCTTCCCGGACCTGATGGTCGTCCTGGGCAACGGGATTTTGGGCTTTGCGTCCGGATGGTACTTGCTGGCCGAACGTCTGGAATCGGCCGGTGTCCTGGGTCTTCTGCCCCTGGGATTCGCCGGGATCTACGCCGCCGTCGCCGGCGTGACGACCGTCCGGGCCCGCCAGGACCGGGTCCTGCGGGACTTTCTCCTGAGCCTGGCCGTCGTGTTTTTGACGCTGGTCTTCCCGGTCCAGTGGGACTGGCACTGGGTGACGGTCGGGTGGGCCGCCGAGGCCGTCGCCCTGACGTGGCTGAGCACCACGACGGGTCAGCGACCCTTCCGGCTGGCGGCCGGCGTCGTCACGGCCCTCATGCTGATTCACCTGCTGGTCTTCGACACGCCCCTGCAGGATGGTGCTTCGGCCCTCCCCTTCTGGAACGTCCGGACGGCCAGCTACGGGGCGTGCATCGTCGCCCTCTTCCTCCAGCAGTGGCTTCTCGGACGGACTTCTACGACCGGAGCGTCGGCCGGAAGCGTACCCACGGAGGGCGCTCCGCAAGCCGCCCGCCTCGACTCGCGGACGTGGGCCTGGGTCGGGATTCACGGCCTGGCCCTCCTCTGGCTGGGCCTGGAGACCTGGCGTTCGATGGACTTCTGGGACGTCCCGGACTGGCGGGGGACGGCCCTGGTGGCCGTCGGTGCCCTGTTCGCCCTGTGGGCGATGGCCGCCCCGCCGACCCCGCTCCCCGGCCTCTGGCGCTTCATCGGGGGCCTGGTCCTGGGGATGATGATCCTGGCCCTCTTCGTCTTCGAAGTCCCCTTAGAGTCCGGTCCGCCCCCCGTCCTGAATCATCGGGCGGCGAGCTTCCTGATCGTCGTCGGGACGCTGACCGTCTTGGCCATGCGGGCTCGACATTCGGCCGCGTGGGGCGCTTTTCAGGCTTTCGCCGTCTTGGCTTACCTTTTCTCCCTCCTGTGGGTCATCCTGGAGGTCACCTATGCCCTGGACCGGGCCGAATACCCCGCGAACCTGCGGACGGCGGCCGTGACGGGCCTCATGAGTCTCGGCGCCCTGCCGGCCCTTCGTCTCGGCATGACCCGGGGGTGGCGGATCGTGGCGCGGACGGGCGGTGCCCTTGTGACCCTGGGGATCGTCAAGCTTTTCTTCTATGATTGGCTCGTCGGCGGAACCCGGGGCTTCGCCCGGGCGGCGGCGTTCCTGACCGTCGGCCTGGCGACCCTCGTCGCCGGCTGGTGGACCTACCGACGGCGAACGGCAGGCGGCGAGTAGCGGCAAGATACAAGATGCAGGATGCGGCATACATCCAAGCCCCGCTCGCCTGAGAGCGGGGTCGCGACCATTCGCCATTCGCTCTCGGAGATAGATGCGATGCAGAGACCGGTCAAACCGCTTCAGGTCCTGGCCTTCTTCAGTCTACTGGGCCTGCTGGCCTGTGCGGCGCCTGTCGAGTACCACGGCCGGAAGGTCGGCGGGGGCTTCATCCTCTGGAGCGTGCCCGGCGAAATCTCGATGGGCCGAGAGGCCATCGCCGAGCTGGAGGCCGAGGGCCTGCCTTACCTCGAGGACCCGACCGTCCGGAGCACCCTCGACCGCATCACGAGCCGGCTCACCGCCGCCGTGCCCGCCACGTTCCCCAAGTACCCCTTCCAGTTCGCCGTCATCGACGACTGCGTCGTGAACGCCTTCGCCCTGCCGGGCGGGCCTGTCCGGGTCCATCGGGGCCTGCTGGTCAAGACCGTCGAGACCGAAGCCGAGCTGGCCGGCGTCCTGGCCCATGAAATGGGTCACGTCCTGGGCCGCCACGGGTCGAAACGGATGTCCGACCTGTTCCTGAAGTTGGGCCTGCTGACAGCCGTCGTCACCGTGGCCGACCAGGTCGAAAAGGGGAATTGCAAGGAAGTCAACAAAGACGACTGCCGGCAGACCTGGAGTCAGGTCATCGGCGTCGTCGGCTACCTGGGCGTCATGCTGTCGAGCCTGGCCTACTCGAGGGACAACGAAAGCGAGGCCGATTGGATCGGGACCCACCTCATGGTGGAAGCCGGGTATGACCCCGAGGGCATGGCCCGGGTCTTCGATAAGTTCGCCCAGATGAAAGCCGAAAAGGGCGCTTCGGAGACGGCTTTCCTGAATCGGATCCTTTCGACCCACCCGCCGAGCGCCGACCGGGCCGTCCGAGTTCGGCAACTGCGGACCGAACGGGCGGCCGCCCGGGCCGACTTGGCCCTCGACACGCCTGCCTTTCCCCGTCTTCGCCAGACCCTCCGAAGCCTGCCGCCGCCGGCCTACGAAGATGCGATGACGACCATCGCCTGCTCGGCGAACCGCCGGACCTGCAGGGAGCGTCGAGAGGAATGCTACCGGCGCCTCCTGGTATGCAAAAAGGACGAATGCGACGCCGTTCGGGAGCAGTGCACCTACATCGAAAACGAGTGCACCCGGTCCGAGCGGGAGTGCCGGGCCTTTGAGCAGGCCGTCCGGGGTCGCCGCCCCAGTTGTTGAGGTGGCGAACGGCGAATGGCGGATACCCACCTGGTTCCCTACTTCCCCTACCCGGTAGTGATCAGCAGGGGACTGACGCCGGCGTGACTGCCGGCTCCTGCTTCTCCCTCTCCCTTTGGGGATAGGGCTGGGGAGGGGGTCGAGATGAGTTCACCGGCATGACTGCCGGTGTTCTGAGGATGGCACCGGCATGACTGCCGTGTTCCGATGGGATGGACGCCGCCCTGACGGGCGGCGCCGGGGCAGGGGAACGCCGGGATGACTCCCGGCGTTCCGAGGGATCTCAGTCATTCCTTGACCACTACCCCCTTACTCCTGGGAATGAAACTTTTGGAAGGCTGGGGCTTTTATATCTAAGGAACGCGGCCAAGGCGGGTGACGGCGGAAATAGGGGCATCTACTCCCATCCGAGGTCCCTATGGACGACCGAGA comes from the bacterium HR11 genome and includes:
- the bepA_13 gene encoding Beta-barrel assembly-enhancing protease; the protein is MQRPVKPLQVLAFFSLLGLLACAAPVEYHGRKVGGGFILWSVPGEISMGREAIAELEAEGLPYLEDPTVRSTLDRITSRLTAAVPATFPKYPFQFAVIDDCVVNAFALPGGPVRVHRGLLVKTVETEAELAGVLAHEMGHVLGRHGSKRMSDLFLKLGLLTAVVTVADQVEKGNCKEVNKDDCRQTWSQVIGVVGYLGVMLSSLAYSRDNESEADWIGTHLMVEAGYDPEGMARVFDKFAQMKAEKGASETAFLNRILSTHPPSADRAVRVRQLRTERAAARADLALDTPAFPRLRQTLRSLPPPAYEDAMTTIACSANRRTCRERREECYRRLLVCKKDECDAVREQCTYIENECTRSERECRAFEQAVRGRRPSC